The following are encoded together in the Halomonas halophila genome:
- a CDS encoding aldo/keto reductase — translation MQRRTLGQDLTVSAIGLGCMGMSEFYGPRHDDESRRVLARAVELGVDFFDTADMYGSHHNETLLGNFLARQRPEVKVATKFGIVRRPGEYRRSLDNSAVYAREACEGSLRRLGVERIDLYYVHRIDPARPIEDTMEGLSRLVEEGKIARIGLCEVGAETLRRAHAVHPISAVQTEYSLWTRDVEAAVLPTCRELGIGFVPYSPLGRGFLTGRYRDASDFEEGDFRPGLPRFAPEAMAANRRIAEAIAELAAEKGCTPAQLSLAWLLAQGDDIVPIPGTKRPRYLEENVAAASLSLTPDECRRLEAATARLPVSGERYTAEGMKGVNA, via the coding sequence ATGCAACGACGCACTCTCGGACAGGACCTGACGGTATCGGCCATCGGCCTCGGCTGCATGGGCATGAGCGAATTCTACGGTCCGCGCCATGATGACGAATCCCGGCGCGTATTGGCCAGGGCGGTCGAGCTCGGCGTGGACTTCTTCGACACCGCCGACATGTACGGCTCTCACCACAACGAGACCCTGCTCGGCAACTTCCTCGCCCGCCAGCGGCCCGAGGTCAAGGTCGCCACCAAGTTCGGCATCGTGCGCCGCCCCGGCGAGTACCGGCGCAGCCTGGACAATAGCGCGGTCTACGCCCGCGAGGCCTGCGAGGGCTCGCTGCGCCGGCTCGGCGTCGAGCGCATCGATCTCTACTACGTGCACCGCATCGACCCGGCGCGGCCGATCGAGGACACCATGGAGGGGCTGTCGCGCCTGGTCGAGGAAGGCAAGATCGCCCGCATCGGCCTGTGCGAGGTCGGCGCCGAGACCCTGCGCCGGGCCCACGCCGTGCACCCGATCAGCGCCGTGCAGACCGAATACTCGCTGTGGACCCGCGACGTCGAAGCCGCGGTGCTGCCGACCTGCCGCGAGCTCGGCATCGGCTTCGTGCCCTACTCGCCGCTGGGCCGCGGCTTCCTCACCGGGCGCTACCGGGACGCCTCCGACTTCGAGGAAGGCGATTTCCGCCCCGGCCTGCCCCGCTTCGCGCCGGAGGCGATGGCCGCCAACCGGCGGATCGCCGAGGCCATCGCCGAACTCGCCGCCGAGAAGGGCTGCACCCCGGCCCAGCTGTCGCTGGCCTGGCTGCTCGCCCAGGGTGACGACATCGTGCCGATTCCGGGCACCAAGCGGCCGCGCTATCTCGAGGAAAACGTCGCGGCGGCCAGTCTCTCGCTGACGCCGGACGAATGCCGTCGGCTCGAGGCCGCCACCGCCCGCCTGCCGGTCAGCGGCGAGCGCTACACCGCCGAGGGCATGAAGGGGGTGAACGCATGA
- a CDS encoding LysR family transcriptional regulator, which produces MNDSAKRIASNEKPASRRVNWNDAQAFLAVARHGTLSGAAGALGVGIATLGRRIERLEGAMRIPLFVRQPSGYSLTAEGQALVPRAEALEAAAHAFSTGIEEDEALSGRVRLATAENLATRLILPALPAFRERHPGIAIDLVTDIATASLSRRDADLAIRMVKPERGNVSLRRLATLGYGLYAGLDYLARRPAGAKGGHDDAYITWGERHAHLPAARWVTERLDGREPALTTTSLDAQLVAAEAGLGLAVLPHLLARGRDLTCLEADIGVEQDIYLVIQTDLSRAPRVRALADFLSELIVANREAL; this is translated from the coding sequence ATGAACGACTCCGCAAAGCGGATTGCCAGTAATGAAAAGCCGGCCTCGCGCCGGGTCAACTGGAACGACGCCCAGGCCTTCCTGGCCGTGGCGCGCCACGGCACCCTGAGCGGGGCGGCCGGTGCGCTGGGCGTGGGCATCGCCACCCTGGGGCGGCGCATCGAGCGGCTGGAGGGCGCGATGCGGATTCCGCTGTTCGTGCGCCAGCCGTCGGGCTATTCGCTGACCGCGGAGGGCCAGGCGCTGGTGCCCCGGGCCGAGGCGCTGGAGGCCGCCGCCCACGCCTTCTCCACCGGCATCGAGGAGGACGAGGCGCTGAGCGGCCGGGTGCGGCTGGCCACCGCCGAGAACCTGGCGACCCGGCTGATCCTGCCGGCGCTGCCGGCGTTCCGCGAGCGCCATCCGGGCATCGCCATCGATCTGGTCACCGACATCGCCACCGCCAGCCTGTCGCGCCGGGACGCCGACCTGGCGATCCGCATGGTCAAGCCCGAGCGGGGCAACGTCTCGCTGCGTCGGCTCGCCACCCTGGGCTACGGGCTCTATGCCGGTCTCGACTATCTGGCCAGGCGCCCGGCCGGTGCCAAGGGCGGTCATGATGATGCCTATATCACCTGGGGCGAGCGCCACGCTCATCTGCCGGCCGCGCGCTGGGTAACCGAGCGGCTCGACGGCCGCGAGCCGGCGCTGACCACCACCTCGCTGGACGCCCAGCTGGTGGCGGCCGAGGCGGGCCTCGGGCTGGCGGTGCTGCCGCACCTGCTGGCGCGGGGCCGCGACCTTACCTGCCTCGAGGCCGACATCGGCGTCGAGCAGGACATCTACCTGGTGATCCAGACCGACCTGTCGCGGGCGCCGAGGGTGCGCGCGCTGGCCGACTTCCTGAGCGAGCTGATCGTCGCGAACCGCGAGGCGCTGTAG